In the Streptomyces cinnamoneus genome, ACGACCACGGCCGGCCCCACCACCACGCTCACGCGGGTGGCGGCGCCACTGCTTCCGTGGCCGCGCCGGAGTCCTCGGTGCCCGAGACTCCCGCGCTCGCCCTCGCCGGTGCCACGGTGGGCATCGCCGGTGGTCTGATCTGGTACCGCCGTCGCGCCAACGCGGCCAAGCGTTGACGGGAAGCGAACCGGCGTCATGTCAGAAGAGCGCACAGGCGGTGGCTCCCGCCGCCTGCTGACAGGGGTGGCCTGGTTGGCACTGATGCTGGCCCTGTGGCTGTGGGGCCACGACACCGTCGAGGATCCGATAACCGCGGTTCCGAAGACCGGTGACGTCGCCGCCACAGGACACCCTCCTGCGCCCGGCCTGCCCCCGGT is a window encoding:
- a CDS encoding LPXTG cell wall anchor domain-containing protein; this encodes MPETPALALAGATVGIAGGLIWYRRRANAAKR